CGTATGCGTCGGTAGTCTTAAGCTTCTCTTCCATTCCTAACAGGCCTGCCGTTAAGGTAGCCGCGATTGCTAGATATGGATTTGCATCGGCGCCTGGGAAGCGGTTTTCAATACGACGTGCCTCGGGGCCAGATAGTGGTACGCGAAGACCTACTGTTCGGTTATCGTAACCCCAGTGCAAACTCGTTGGCGCTGAGATTTCCGGAGCAATTCGGCGATAGCTGTTCACATTCGGTGCGAAGAACGGCATCAATGCAGGGCTATATTTTTGTAGACCAGCAATATAGTGATGAAACAGCTCGGTTTCTTCGCCATTCTCGTCAGAGAAAACGTTCTGCCCAGTTTCAACATCTAATAAACTCTGGTGGAAATGCAATGCCGAACCAGGTTCATTCTTCATTGGCTTAGCCATGAAGGTTGCGTAGATGTCGTGGCGCATTGCCGCTTCACGCATAATACGCTTAAACATGAACACCTGATCCGCGGCGCGAAGCGCATCACCGTGAAGGAAGTTGATTTCCATCTGTGCGGCGCCACTCTCGTGAATTAGAGCGTCTACATCAATCCCCTGAGCTTCACAGTAATCGTACATGACCTCAAATACTGGATCGAACTCATTCACTGCGTCAATGCTGTAACTTTGACGTGCGGTTTCTGGGCGACCAGAACGACCCACCGGCGGCTTCAGTTCAAAATCAGGGTTACTTTCCTTCGCCACCAGATAGAACTCAACCTCAGGCGCCACAACCGGGCGAAGTCCGAGCTCTTCATAACGCTTGAGTACGCGACGGAGCACCGAGCGGACGGCCAATGGGTGAAGCTCACCTTCTGGCGTGTAGGCATCATGGATGACCTGTGCAGTTGGCTCTTGGTCCCACCATGGAACAAGGCAAAGCGTATCAGGATCTGGACGCATGATCATATCGCGATCAGTTGGGTCAACCAGTTCCCAGTAGTCGTCGCTCCACTCTCCGTGAACGGCTTGAATAAGAATACCTTCCGGTAGTTTCATCTCTTCACGTTCAAACTTTGACGCTGGCATTACCTTGCCGCGAGCGTTACCCGTAATGTCAGGCATTAAACACTCTACTTCGGTAATACGATTTTCTTCAATCCACTTAGTTATAGATGTCATTGGAAACTCTCACTTATTGCTTGTCTGGTATGCGCTGACAGCTTGGCTAAAAGCACTAAATATTGCTGTATAAAACGCATTTTCTTTAACTCGGTATTCGGGATGGAATTGCAGCGCCAAACAAAACTGATCGTCACTATCTAAACGAATAGCTTCAATTAGTCCGTCGGGCGCTCGTCCCTCGATGAGTAGACCCTGCCCTAAGTCTTTGATTCCCTGCTCATGAATTGAGTTAACCTGCACAGTTTGACCAAGCCCAAAGCTTGCCAACAAACCGCCTTCAGTTAATTCAAGATCATGAGTTGGGGCGTATTGCTCTGCAAACGTCAGTGACTTGTCGTCACGATGATCGAGCATACCCGCTTCATTGTGAACGGCCTGGTGAAGTGTACCGCCGTAAACAACATTTAACTCTTGAAACCCTCGACAGATACAAAGTACTGGCATCTTTCTAGCAATCGCACCCTTGATAAGCGACATACTCATAGCATCACGAGCGGGATCAATGAGCGTCCCGGGCTGAAGTGCTGGGCCATCATAATGATGAGGTTCTAACATGGAGTACGAACCGGTAATCATGACGCCATCTAGGCGATCGAGGAGTTTTTCGACATCGATTTCGTTAGGTAACGCCGGAATAATCACCGGTAAACCGTTTACGCCATCGACAATAGATTTGACATATTTTTCACCAACTTGGTGAAGGTGGTGAGGAGCCTCATTACTTCTATCTGAGGTAACACCGATTAGTGGTAAAGCATCACGCATAAAGTCCTTACGCTGGTCCAACACAGAGTGAAGGCCAACTGAAATTGCTAATTATTATTACTGCGATTTGAAGTTACTACTGCCGTAAATTTTTTTCAACACTTTCCGTTGAATATTTAGCGATTTCTAGTCAAATAATTGAAAGACTAGTCAAGTTTATCACTCAAACCTTCGCGATATAGCTTATCTCGCTTTAGCGACCTCACCATGGAGTGTAATGACTTAGATCTAAACTCACGCCTATATAATACTAAAACTACAATAATCGCTCCACCCAGCATAGCGTAGGGCGAAATGAACCACCCGCAAAATGCTAGTGCAAAGTACCAAGCGCGCAAGCCAAAATTAAAGGCGTGGCCCGCCCGATCAGCAAGACGAGCTAGGTCATCTGCCATGGCTTCAACCTCCTCCTCGGAATACGCCGGCAGCTCCTCGGGCATGGGCGCGCTCCCTACTAACACCGAGAAGAAGCTATATTGTCTAACCGCCCAGGTAAATTGGAAGAATGCATGAATAAAGATGAGCAAGACACAAACCATCTTGAATTCGCGAGGAACGCCCAAGTAAGCATCGAACGCTTGAATGCTGAGCATTGACACCTGAACCATTCCCTCGCCAAAGAGGACGGTTAACATGGCACCAATAACAAGCACCGTAGAGGACGCGAAAAAGATAACGCTGTGTTCAATCCCCCGCAGCACACCCACATCAGCTACGCGGTTATCGCGCTTTAGCAACCGCTTAATCCAATACAGCCGCTGGGTATGAAGGGCGCGCGACACACTAAAACTCGTTCGCGCTCTGCGCTTTGCAAATCGTGCGTAGCCAACCCAAAGAAACAGCACTAGCACCGCACAAATTACATCCAACATAACTGCATTCACA
The DNA window shown above is from Umboniibacter marinipuniceus and carries:
- a CDS encoding glutamine synthetase family protein, which produces MTSITKWIEENRITEVECLMPDITGNARGKVMPASKFEREEMKLPEGILIQAVHGEWSDDYWELVDPTDRDMIMRPDPDTLCLVPWWDQEPTAQVIHDAYTPEGELHPLAVRSVLRRVLKRYEELGLRPVVAPEVEFYLVAKESNPDFELKPPVGRSGRPETARQSYSIDAVNEFDPVFEVMYDYCEAQGIDVDALIHESGAAQMEINFLHGDALRAADQVFMFKRIMREAAMRHDIYATFMAKPMKNEPGSALHFHQSLLDVETGQNVFSDENGEETELFHHYIAGLQKYSPALMPFFAPNVNSYRRIAPEISAPTSLHWGYDNRTVGLRVPLSGPEARRIENRFPGADANPYLAIAATLTAGLLGMEEKLKTTDAYVGNAYDEPIGLPRSLEEALRLLDECEEVKGVFGKSFCKAYHSVKMTEFEAFQQVISSWEREYLLLSV
- a CDS encoding gamma-glutamyl-gamma-aminobutyrate hydrolase family protein — encoded protein: MRDALPLIGVTSDRSNEAPHHLHQVGEKYVKSIVDGVNGLPVIIPALPNEIDVEKLLDRLDGVMITGSYSMLEPHHYDGPALQPGTLIDPARDAMSMSLIKGAIARKMPVLCICRGFQELNVVYGGTLHQAVHNEAGMLDHRDDKSLTFAEQYAPTHDLELTEGGLLASFGLGQTVQVNSIHEQGIKDLGQGLLIEGRAPDGLIEAIRLDSDDQFCLALQFHPEYRVKENAFYTAIFSAFSQAVSAYQTSNK
- a CDS encoding DUF599 domain-containing protein, which codes for MNAVMLDVICAVLVLFLWVGYARFAKRRARTSFSVSRALHTQRLYWIKRLLKRDNRVADVGVLRGIEHSVIFFASSTVLVIGAMLTVLFGEGMVQVSMLSIQAFDAYLGVPREFKMVCVLLIFIHAFFQFTWAVRQYSFFSVLVGSAPMPEELPAYSEEEVEAMADDLARLADRAGHAFNFGLRAWYFALAFCGWFISPYAMLGGAIIVVLVLYRREFRSKSLHSMVRSLKRDKLYREGLSDKLD